In one Lolium rigidum isolate FL_2022 chromosome 3, APGP_CSIRO_Lrig_0.1, whole genome shotgun sequence genomic region, the following are encoded:
- the LOC124700673 gene encoding cold-regulated 413 plasma membrane protein 2-like — translation MGKMPSYLAMKTDPAGTASEAAQALIQSDLRELGAAARKLANHAILLGGGLGFGSSLFKWLAFIAAVYLLILDKTNWKTNILTGLLVPYIFFTLPGVLFNLIRGEVGCWIAFVAVVLRLFFPKHFPDWLELPGSLILLTVVAPSLFADKFRNDIIGVGVCLVIGCYLLQEHINASGGFRAAFSKAKGVSNTIGIILLFVYPVWAFVLFYL, via the exons ATGGGCAAGATGCCGTCTTACCTGGCGATGAAGACGGACCCGGCGGGCACCGCGTCGGAGGCTGCGCAGGCGCTGATCCAGTCGGACCTGCGGGAGCtgggcgcggcggcgaggaagcTCGCCAACCACGCGatcctcctcggcggcggcctcggcTTCGGCAGCTCTCTCTTCAAGTGGCTTGCCTTCATCGCCGCCGT ATATCTCCTGATATTGGACAAGACAAACTGGAAGACCAACATTCTCACGGGCCTCCTGGTCCCTTACATTTTCTTTACCCTACCTGGTGTGCTGTTTAACCTGATCAG GGGAGAGGTTGGTTGCTGGATTGCATTCGTTGCTGTCGTACTGCGGCTTTTCTTTCCAAAACACTTCCCTG ATTGGCTAGAGCTGCCAGGCTCTCTGATTCTTCTCACAGTGGTTGCCCCTAGCCTCTTCGCTGACAAATTCAGGAACGACATCATCGGTGTCGGCGTGTGCCTGGTCATTGGGTGTTATCTGCTTCAAGAGCACATCAACGCGTCAGGTGGCTTCAGGGCTGCCTTCAGCAAGGCCAAAGGCGTGTCGAACACCATCGGCATCATTCTGCTCTTCGTCTACCCAGTCTGGGCCTTTGTGCTTTTTTATCTGTAG